A window of the Eleutherodactylus coqui strain aEleCoq1 chromosome 8, aEleCoq1.hap1, whole genome shotgun sequence genome harbors these coding sequences:
- the LOC136577160 gene encoding sulfotransferase 1A1-like isoform X1, protein MQTLPDEFNRPPLKLVGGMPIIGPFADNWENVEHFQARADDLLISTYPKSGTTWVSKIVDLILNKGDMAESQKAAIFERVPFLECSGPGMPSATEILNKQDFPRVIKTHLQVDVLPKSFWDKKCKVIYVARNAKDVAVSYYHFYRMAFGHPDPGTWDEFLNSYMEGNVAFGRWSTHVKGWWKMRQQSDILYLFYEDMLEDPRREIQKLLKFMKWEISDEVMEKILKYTSFQAMKNNPMANYSTFPFMDHSISPFMRKGISGDWKTHFTVAQNERFDEYYRQEMADTDLTFRM, encoded by the exons ATGCAGACACTCCCTGATGAGTTTAATCGCCCACCATTAAAGCTGGTGGGGGGGATGCCCATTATTGGGCCCTTTGCAGACAACTGGGAGAATGTGGAACATTTCCAGGCCAGAGCAGACGATCTGCTGATTTCTACTTATCCGAAATCAG GCACAACTTGGGTGAGTAAGATTGTGGATCTCATTCTGAATAAAGGAGATATGGCGGAAAGCCAGAAAGCAGCCATTTTTGAGCGGGTGCCTTTCCTGGAGTGCTCGGGTCCGGGCATGCCCTCAG CAACAGAGATTCTCAACAAACAAGACTTCCCGAGGGTGATCAAAACCCATCTTCAAGTGGACGTCCTGCCTAAGAGTTTCTGGGACAAGAAGTGCAAG GTCATCTACGTGGCCAGGAATGCAAAAGATGTGGCTGTGTCATATTATCACTTCTATAGGATGGCGTTTGGGCATCCAGATCCGGGGACGTGGGATGAGTTTCTGAACAGCTACATGGAGGGGAATG TTGCATTTGGGCGCTGGAGCACGCATGTGAAAGGCTGGTGGAAGATGAGGCAGCAAAGTGACATCTTGTACCTGTTCTACGAGGACATGCTTGAG GATCCAAGGCGTGAGATCCAAAAGCTATTAAAGTTTATGAAGTGGGAGATATCAGATGAAGTTATGGAGAAGATTCTTAAGTACACATCCTTTCAGGCCATGAAGAACAACCCCATGGCCAATTATAGCACCTTCCCATTCATGGATCATTCCATCTCCCCATTTATGAGGAAAG GCATCTCTGGGGACTGGAAGACTCATTTCACGGTCGCTCAGAATGAGAGGTTTGATGAATATTACCGCCAGGAGATGGCTGACACAGACCTGACCTTCCGCATGTAG
- the LOC136577160 gene encoding sulfotransferase 1B1-like isoform X2, with amino-acid sequence MQTLPDEFNRPPLKLVGGMPIIGPFADNWENVEHFQARADDLLISTYPKSGTTWVSKIVDLILNKGDMAESQKAAIFERVPFLECSGPGMPSVAFGRWSTHVKGWWKMRQQSDILYLFYEDMLEDPRREIQKLLKFMKWEISDEVMEKILKYTSFQAMKNNPMANYSTFPFMDHSISPFMRKGISGDWKTHFTVAQNERFDEYYRQEMADTDLTFRM; translated from the exons ATGCAGACACTCCCTGATGAGTTTAATCGCCCACCATTAAAGCTGGTGGGGGGGATGCCCATTATTGGGCCCTTTGCAGACAACTGGGAGAATGTGGAACATTTCCAGGCCAGAGCAGACGATCTGCTGATTTCTACTTATCCGAAATCAG GCACAACTTGGGTGAGTAAGATTGTGGATCTCATTCTGAATAAAGGAGATATGGCGGAAAGCCAGAAAGCAGCCATTTTTGAGCGGGTGCCTTTCCTGGAGTGCTCGGGTCCGGGCATGCCCTCAG TTGCATTTGGGCGCTGGAGCACGCATGTGAAAGGCTGGTGGAAGATGAGGCAGCAAAGTGACATCTTGTACCTGTTCTACGAGGACATGCTTGAG GATCCAAGGCGTGAGATCCAAAAGCTATTAAAGTTTATGAAGTGGGAGATATCAGATGAAGTTATGGAGAAGATTCTTAAGTACACATCCTTTCAGGCCATGAAGAACAACCCCATGGCCAATTATAGCACCTTCCCATTCATGGATCATTCCATCTCCCCATTTATGAGGAAAG GCATCTCTGGGGACTGGAAGACTCATTTCACGGTCGCTCAGAATGAGAGGTTTGATGAATATTACCGCCAGGAGATGGCTGACACAGACCTGACCTTCCGCATGTAG